Below is a window of Drosophila miranda strain MSH22 chromosome 3, D.miranda_PacBio2.1, whole genome shotgun sequence DNA.
ATCGTCGAGAGACGTCATTGAATCTGAGTTTATCAGGAGAATGGCGACCCCAAGGTTCAGCAAACTCATCGAAAAAGCTTATCAAGACCCAACCGGGATCGTGCTGGCCTCGAAATCCGGGGCCTAGGGCTTAGTGTTTTCACTGAATTCGTCGCGAGAGGCAGCATCTTGAAATGTGGCGCCATCGCATCTTGCATCAGACATCAGCCCGGAAGGATATCGTCCTCAGGCCCGCGCGAGCCCTCAGCCATCAGAGAGGATCACCGACGGGGACGCtgccagcatcggcggatgTGGTTATAATCGGTGGCGGGTCGGCAGGATGTCATACCCTGTATCATCTTGCGCGGCGTGGGGTGAGGGCAGTGCTTCTGGAGCGTGCGCAACTCACAGCCGGTACCACCTGGCACACTGCGGGCCTGCTCTGGCGTCTGCGCCCCAATGATGTCGATATCCAGCTGCTTGCCAACTCGCGCCAAATGCTCCAGCAACTGGAGTCGGAAACGGGCCTCGATCCTGGCTGGATACAGAACGGAGGCCTCTTCATCGCCCACAACGAGACGAGGCTGGACGAGTACCGGCGCCTGGCCACCGTGGGATCTGCTCTGGGCATTGAGAACCAGATCCTCGGTCCGGAGGAGACACAGAAGTTGTTCCCCCTCCTCGATCCCTCTGCTTTCATCGGCGCCCTCTACTCACCCGGCGATGGTGTCATGGATCCCGCCATGCTGTGTGCGGCCTTGAAGAGGGCGGCCACCAATCGGGGCGCAGAGGTGATCGAGAATTGCGGAGTCGATGACATTCTCCTGGAGCAGACATCGCGCGGCAAAAAGGTAGTCGGCGTGGCAACACCCTATGGCAACATACGAACGGAGAGAGTGGTAAATGCCACAGGAGTCTGGGGCAGGGATCTGGTGGCCAAGCACGGCTCCCACCTACCGCTGGTGCCTATGAAGCACGCCTACATCGTTTCCGAATCGATACCAGGAGTGCGTGGCCTGCCCAATATCCGGGACCACGACTACTCCACATACTTCCGCATCCAGGGCGATGCCATCTGCATGGGTGGCTATGAGCCCAACCCGATCCTGCTGGATCCGGTGGCAAAGGACTTTCACTTTGGCCTCTACGAGCtggactggtcggtgttcgaGACGCATGTTGAGGGTGCCCAGAAGCTGTGCCCCAGCTATGCCAAGTACGGCGTAAAGAGCACTGTCTGCGGCCCCGAGTCATTCACACCCGACCACAAGCCTATAATGGGACCCGATCCTGTCCTGAACGGACTTTATCACAACTGCGGCTTCAATTCGGCAGGCATGATGTTCGGCGGAGGCTGTGGTGAACAGACCGCCCTGTGGATCCTCAATGGACAGCCGGATCTGCCCATGTTTGGTTTTGATTTGCGTCGCTTCACACCCGAGCAGGGACGCGCCACCCAGTGGATACGGGAGAAGTCGCACGAGAGCTACGTGAAGAACTACAGCATGGTGTTCAAGTACGATCAGCCGCTGGCCGGCCGTGATTTCCAGAAGGATCCGCTCCACGACCAGATGATTCTGGCCAACGCCGTCATGGAGGAGAAGCAGGGCTGGGAGCGTCCCGGCTACTTCCTGCCCTCAGGAGCTAATAGAGCTGCCGTCCAGCCATACGACTGGTATGGCAGCTACGGACATTCCCGCAATCGGGACATCGTCTACGAGCAGGTCCTCGAAGGCGATCTCCAGTACGGTCGATTCTCAGAGCATCACGATCTGGTGAGTGTGGATCCCTATGGATTCTGAGAGTGACTATACATCTAATATCGCTCAGATCAAGTCGGAAGCGTTGGCTTGCCGAAATAACGCGGTGGTCTTCAACATGAGCTATTTCGCCAAACTGCTGCTCGAGGGACCGCAGGCGCAACAGGCGGCGGACTGGCTCTTCTCCGCCAACACGAATCGTGACCCCAGCAAGTAAGTCATTCTCCTGTGAATCGCCCTAGAGACCACCGGATCAATATTTATATGTTCCAGAACTGTCTACACCTGCGCCCTCAATGCAGCCGGCGGCGTGGAAGCGGACGTGACCATAACCCGTCTTTCTTCCGGTTCGGGCCAGATCTACGATCCAAAGTTTAGTGGTCAAGCATACTACATAGTGGCCGGCGGTGCATCGGCTTACTACACGTACAGCACACTGCAGGACGAGATTCGGAGGCAGGGATTCGAGGCCAGTCTCAAGGACCTAACTGCTGACATGGGCGTCATTTCGATTCAAGGCCCCAACAGTCGCCAGATCTTGCAGCCACTGCTGGACTGTGAACTCTCCGACGAGAAGCTGCCGCCAAACTGCACGCGGCTGGCCAAGTGCAATGGCATCGGCCTCCGCCTCCTGCGGGTCAGTTTCGTGGGAGAGCTTGGCTACGAACTGCACGTGCCCAAGGCCGATTGCGTCGCCGTCTACAAATCCCTTATGGCTGCTGGGGCATCTCGGGGTCTGCGCAACGCTGGCTACCGCGCTCTCTATTCCCTGAGCAGTGAAAAGGGCTACCATTTGTGGAGCTTCGATCTTCGCCCGGACGACACCCCGCTAGAGGCTGGTCTGGGCTTCACCTGTCGCAAGAGCGGCAGCGAATACCGTGGCAAGGCGGCCATCGAGCGGCAACGTTCCGAAGGGGTCAAGAAGCGCTTGGTCTATCTGACGCTGCAGGAGGAGGATGTTCCTATTTGGGGCCTTGAGGGAGTCTACCGCAATGGGGAGCCAGTGGGGACTCTGCGACGGGCAGAGTACGCCTATGCACTCGGCAAATCCCTGGGACAGGCCTACATCGAGCGACCAGATGGACACACCATTGAAACCGACTACGTGAAGAGCGGCCAATACGAATTAGACATTCTGGGCAAGCGATACCGGGCGGACTGTCACTTGCGCAGCCCATTCGATCCTACCGGACAACGGGTTCTCGGTAACTACCAccaaacgacggcagacgcaTCATAATCCGTAATTAAAGTTGAACCTTTGTCTTCTGAGAATGAGACTGAGAACTCACTGGTGGTGAAAGGACTTTCCCTGCCGCTCCCTCTCCCTATATTTGTGTAGGTACTCGAGATGTGAAGTGCCTGTGGAAGGCCATAAATTACATTTCTCCGAGGCACCATTCGAGGTTTCGAAGAAAGGTCGCAGGCGTTGCGGTCAACGGCTCAATTAATTCTGTGGCCCAACTATTATGACATGGGGCAAGCCTTCTTCGAAGACCAGACAACAGACGTAATTCTATAGCCCTCTCCTCTCCCGATCCGCCAGACACATTGTCGCCAGTAAAGAGCATGCATCTTATTTCTTATTCCAACATTAAGTAATTGTTCTAGTCTGAGGCAAATACTGTTTTAGCTAAGGGTGGCTCCTAGGCCTCAATCGACACCGTCGAGGCTGAGTTGGAAGGACTGTCGAAGTGGGAGGCCACCAGCTCCTCGAGAGTCTGATCAAACTTGAAGATGGGGCGAATATCGTTCTTGAGTCGGCAAACGACGCCGGCGGAGGCAATGTTCCACTTCCAGCAGATGAGAGCACAGTTGAGGGCGTCCAGATCCTCCTTCAGGGAGACAATGTTCTGCAATAGATTGCATTAGAAAAGGCGGGCAATCAAAGGGGCAATCAAAGACTTACCATGGCGACTGTGTAATCGATGGAATTGATCTCCTCGCCTTTGATCACGACCAGACTAGTTTCACCGTTCTGTTGGTTCAGGAAGCGAACCACCTTCTCCTTTAGATACTCCGCGGAGGCATAGTCGAGCTTCTGCTTTACATCCACCACGCTCACCTCGTGTCCATTTATCTGCAGGTAGTTGGATACGTTAAGATTTGGGGGCTATCAACCTAATGGCGTTTTTGGCCTACCTTCTCCAATCTTACGTAGACCTGGGGACGCGCACTGCTGTACAGAATGTAGACCATGTTGGCGGCAATGCCGCAGAGAATGCCATACTCCAGGCTCCAGAACATGCAGGTGATAATTGTGACTAAAAACGGGAACAGATCTTTCTCTGCAAAAACACGAATTGGATTAGAATCAGCCGGGCTAAACCCACAAACGACTCACTCTTCGACTTCCACATGTCCGCAATCTTGTGGAGCTCCACCAGCGATATCATGGCTGCTATGATGATGGACGCCAGCGTGCACTTAGGTATGTAGTAGAAGGTTTGGGTGAGGAAGGCCAATGCCATGAGCACGAGAGCACCCGTGACGGCTCCGCCAAGAGGCGTCTTCACTCCACTGGCATTGTTGACTGCCGTGCGTGTGAATGAGCCCGTCACTGGCATGGAGAGAACGAAGCTACCCATAATGTTGCACATGCCCAGGGCCACCATCTCCTGCGATGCATCCACTATTTTCCCCTTGGCTGTGAATGCAATTGCGGGCTTTTATAAGATATGGAACTCAGCTCTAGACTGGACTGATATTATCAACCGATTCACACAGAACAACCGCCGCGATCGGATGATTCATACAGTGAGAATGCACAAAACAAGttattgtacatatgtataccaACATGGGCTACGTTACGAGAATGTGTTGTTGGAAACAAATTTCTCTTTTTCCCTCATATTGGGAGAGGGTTGATGTGACAGTTGCCGAGCGACTGAATAGGGGAATTGGTACTTACAAAATGCCTTGGATATAGCCACGATTTCCAGAATCGATATCAGCGGTATGGAGCCCAGAGAGGCGCCTACTGTACTGATCATCTCGCCAAAGGACACGTACTCTCCATCGACGGTGGTGCTGAAGGGCGGCAGTCGAAAGGGTGGCACGCCCGCTGTTATGTTTCCAGTGACGCGGAAGGGCTGGTTTCCATCGCGACTAAGAATGTAGGCAAGGAACGTGCCAAAGATCACGGCCAAGGCGTTGCGCGATAGGGCCAGGTACTTCCAGAATATACGGTTGCCCCACTTGATGTCCTTCACTTGCTGTGCAACATACATAGATTAGTTTATGATCTACTATTTTGGTTGCCTATTGCGGGAGTATACCTTCATGAAAAGCAGGAATATGAGGGAAGACACACCCAGCAGGGCGTCCCATTTTCTAATCGAAGGCAAGTGGGTGAAGAAATTTTTCCAGGACGGcaacaaatcgtttgatgGACCTATTTTTTGAAGAATAATAATAACCCAAATTAGCCTGCTGCGGAAATGCTGCTAAATGTATTCCCACTCACTGCTGAGGCCGACTATATTGTTAATTTGGGCACTGCCGATGGTGGTGGCCGCCGCCATGGTGAAGCCTGTGATGACTGGTATCGATATAAAGCGCACCAGCACTCCCATGTTGAGCAGGCCCAGGAGGAGCACGATGCAACCGGCCAGGAAGCACACTAGCACAGCGTAGTCTGGACTGATGGTGGCATACTGGTTGACCATCAGAGCCATAATGGCGGTTGTGGCTGCGGGCGTAAGTGTAAAATGAGTTTCCAGTGGCTGGACAGAAGCGTGGACAGGGGACCCTTACCGATTGTGACATCCTTGCAGGAACCAAAAACAATGTAGGTGAAGCAGCCCATGAAAGCCGAGTACAGACCGTACTGTGGCTCCAGGCCCGCCACCACCCCATAGGCAATGGCCTGAGGTATAGTTGTGAGTCCTACGGTGAAACCTGCTATGAAGTCCTGCATCACGTACTCGATCGGGTAGCGGGGCAGCCATTGGAATATGGGGAACTTGTTGGTGATGGTCGCCGGGCGACACAGCTTCCGTCCGCTGTCGCTGATCAGAGTGCCCACGCTCGGAAGCTGCTCCCTGTACAGATGATCTGCAGGTCAGGGAATGAATTTCCGATTAGATTCCACTCTACATTCGCTGGTACATTCTGATAACCCCCCACGGAGATAGAAATCAAACCATTAAATCTTACTTGGTAGCACTCGCTCCCTTATCAGTTGGACTTTCCTAGAAGATAGATAAGCCTCCACGATACACTTTTATGAATTGGCACGTATTTTCTCGATTGGCCATAATTGATTTTATTGGTGAGAGTTTCCACAAGCATGCGATCGCCCCTGTCTTTTCGAAACTGACCTAACAACAGCGTTCAACCTTGAGACAAATGCACCCGGTAAACCCCTGGGAACCAGCTAAGGCAGCCAACTCACCCTCGTCCGCCCTCATCGCGGATTAGTTGATTGTTTCGATCTCGCGAATTGCGTGTAGAAACAAAAATAGAAAGACAGAGAGTGGGTAGGAAGAGCAAACACTAAGCGATAACTGGGGACCAAACGCGACCGCTCTATACGCCGTTCCAGACTTGAATGACGCTCTCCATCAGCTCCGGCCTGACTCGACAACTTGCCGACTGGCCGTCTGGCTGAGATAGGGAGCGCATTCGTTTCTGTTTGCCGGTGTATACCGGCCATATATGATTTACAAGAGCAAGTACAAGCTTATCTTGTTAACAAGTGTTTACACAGAGATATCGTCGCAGTGTCTGCTTAATGGCAATGCCGCTCTTAGAAGAAACACTTATGGGTAATTTGAATCCGTTTATTTGCTCGATTTACAGATTAAGGAACTCGTTGTAGGCGTTTAAAGGGTAATTCTCTTCTGGTCGTCTGGTTATTCACAGCTCTTCCATGTCTTGACGGTGAAGGGCTTCTCAAGGGAACCAGTGGCAATGATGTTCTCCTTTGGATGACAGTCGGTGCAAATAACCAAGTCGCCGTTGGTGTCAATCTTCTGGACCAGCTTATTTGTCTGCAGGCTCCAGATGCATAGCGATTTGTCCTCACTGCCCGAAACAATCCACATCCCGCCCGTTACCGAGAAGTTGGCGGTCAGGCAGTAGCACTCATTCTTGTGTCCGGTATACCTGCGCAGAACCTTTGACTTTTCGTAATTCCACAATTTGTGGGTGTTGTCAAAGGTGGAGCTCAGTATGTATTTGCCGTTGGGCGAGAACTTTGCATGCCCCACCACGGGGTTGTCGTCGTCAGTCAAGAGCGTCTTCACGAGGTGGAAGGTGGCGGATTCCCACATTCGTATGAATCCGTCGTGGCTGCTCGTAATGAAGTGACTGCCGGTGCGGTTAAAGTCCACAGATGTAATGGGATCCCCATGAGCGGCCAATCTCTTGAGAATCCTGCCAGTTCGGAGATCCCACAAGTGCACCAAACCATCGAAACTGGCAGACAAAATGAGATTTGTTTGCGGattgaagcagcagcagaataCACAGTTTAAATGTCCCTGCATGGTCATGACGCAACTGTTGCTATTCGAGTCCCATAGCTTTACCATTTTGTCGTCGCCGCAACTGACGATAAGTTTTCCATTCTGTGCACACACTACCTCGTTGATGCCCTTCTCGTGTCCTGCCAGCGTCTGATAACTTTGGATCGTGCGTACATCCCACAACTTGAGCAAACGGTCTGCGGATGCGCTTACCAGATAATCGCCATCCGCGCTGAACTTTACCGATGAGACGCTGCTTAAGTGGCCTGCCGTTGCGCCCTTGATGATGCGGTAGTTGGGTTTATTCTTGGCAGCAGCGCCTGGCGGCATTGGCATCTTGAAGACGTACTCATCTCCTTGACCGGAAGCAGCTAATGTAGTTGGAACAGTAGCTGCAGCCGAAGCTGCACAAAGTGAAGACATTTTGGCAGCATCATCACCTTTCGGTCGCAGATATGTAGACACATTAGTCTCGTTTCCTGCAGACATCATTGCAGCATTAGAAATGCACCTGAATATTAGAAAACTTTACTTTATATGCACAATATATAATTTTTACAGCCGGCTTaccgaaaaaaaaacctgGCAGAAACGAAAAGTGTTTGTCAATCTAACAAAGTTGTTCAACACTCAACACTAGGTGCCGGAAAGGCTCGGCTTTTACTGTGACGTAACGTGCAGCAGCAACACAGGCGAATGCGTGTTTTATGAAAAATTCAAACTGAAGTGTGATAGTGCGTAAATTGAATTGTTTTCTCTTGTTTTCGCGCAGTGTATGAGAAATTCACGCCTAGTCAGAACTAGGGATACAAAAATAATGATACATTCAGAGAAgagcaaacaacaacagcaattaATTTGCAATGAGAGTACATATTTGGAGATTGGGCGGTTTATTTGGACAGCATGCTATTCTGCGTAGACTTGTTAATCAAACATTAAACAAATTCCTCAAACTTCCATCCCACCGTATGCCGGCAATTTGTCACCAATTATATGCTGACGCTGCTATGTACTCCACCAAAGTTACAAAGGAAAGGTGTAGACGTTGAGACGTGCGATAAAAAGTCAGTGAACTTTTCGTGATAATTGTAAAAAATTGCAATTAATTATCTGATAATCTAATCCGAATGTGCAGCttaaataatatatttatgGTGAGTACAAATAATATTTACTATTTTCGTTTTAAATCGTTTTCAAAATTGATTATCATCGGTATAACGTCCGACTATTAAAGTCGACTATCGATAGCCTGGTCGCAGTTGCAACACAGCGGCAACTCTACTACAAAAGTATGAAAAAAGCGGgaatttttaaattttcaaTCAACAAAATAATATGCTAAATTTACACCGAATTGAGTTTATAAAACGGCACAACCAAGAGGAAATTGAGTTCCTCGTAAAGATAAAATCGATGATCTAAAATATCTAACAAGTGACAGCGACAGTATGGATGATACATATGTCTACAATTAAAGTTATCGATGATTATGTATGTTttattgtattattattaatattattgtTATTTATAGCATAAAAAAATGACTCATCAGAGAGGACATGCAGCGATGGCTCCAACTATCTGCAATATTTGctcacacatatgtatgtgtgtatattcGAGGGAGGAAGACCCATTCTCCATTGCGCATTATTTGGCCATGTATGGAATTGGACAATGTGTCTGGTGATGATTCAATGCTCTTTGCTGTCTACTCTTGTTGTTCTATGATTAAAATTTGCAATTTTGATTATTTTTAGCACCGCTTGATGGCCGACCTTAGCCATAGGGCGACCTGTCGATGCACAAACAATCTGTAATCTTATTAAGCGGCTGCCTGGCAACGTCCAATCAACAGGTGATCTGGCATCAATGTAACCTGATTGGCTTATGTAATTGATTGTAAGAAGGGCCTGCCTGGCCGCTTAAGCACCGTCATTGGCCGATAGATGGGCCGATGCCGATCCAGCGCTACAATCGTATGCCTTATCACTTGCAATTCGGACCGGTGCAATTGCAGGGGTCGAACGGATCTCGCACAATGTCAAGGCTACAAAGCGACATGCCAATGGCCGGAGTGCAAATCTCGCTATCGCCGACGCTACGGCTTGGCTGGGTATAAATGCAGGCTGGAAACGGAGCAGAGGTATGATTCCGCAAGATGAAGTCGTTCACGGCGATCGCAGTTATTTCGGTGGCACTGCTGGCACTTGGCTGCCATGCCAAGCATATTGAGTCGAAAGTGGCCGACAAGGACTTCCTGGGAAAACAAAAGTTTGTCTTCGACATGCTGCAGCACATCTACCAGGACGATGTTTTTGTCAGTGAGTACCCTGCCACCTACGCCGAATACAAGCCATGGGATCATGTGGGCGACTACCATCACCCCGAGTTGTTGGAGCATTTCTTCGAGCTCTGGCAGCACCATCCTTTCCATGACGATCAGGTGTGGTCCGTGATGTACGAGCGCCATGAGGAATACGCTGTCGGTCTGGTGCGCCTCTTCTACTTTGCCAAGAACTGGGAAACCTTCCAACACGCTGTCTTCTGGGCCCGCCAGCACGTGAACAAGCAGCTGTTTGTTTACGCCTTCACCGTTGTCACCATCGCCCGCGACGACATGCAGGGCATCATCCTGCCGGCTCACTACGAGATCCATCCCTGGAGCTTCTTCGGCGGCCAGACCCTGGAGATGGCTGAGCACTACAAGATGCACGGCTTCCACCACGTGAAGAAAATGGACAACATCTACAATGTGGTGCTCAAGTCGAACTACTCGAACCATTACGGCAACCTCAACTACGATCACGAGCTGGCATACTTCCTGGAGGATGTTGGTTTCAACAGCTTCTACTACTACTACAACCTCGACTACCCGTTCTGGACCAAGGGTTCGGAGCACCATGTGCTGAACAAGGACCGTCGCGGAGAGCTCTACCTGTACACCCACTGGCAGCTGCTCGCCCGCTGGTATCTGGAGCGACTGTCCAACGACATGGGCGAGGTGCCCACATTCAACATGTACGAACCGGTCGCCTCCGGCTACTACAGCGCCCTTCGCAGCTACAATGGCGTTCCCGACTGGCACCGCGACAACCACCACAGCTTCTACCATGAGCACAACATCGAGCACATCCAGGAAGTTGAGCTTTATACACAGCGTGTGATGGACTGGATTCACAAAAACGAGAAATTCGATGTGGAGGTGATCAACCAGCTGGGAAATATCATTCAGGGAAATGCGGACAGCATTGACAAGAAGTTCTACGGTAGCCTGGACAAGGAGTACCGTCACATCGTGAACGGAGGACACCAAGTCGGCAAGCACTACGAGAGCTTCCCCGGCCGTTTCATGCACTACGACACGTCGCTCCGCGACCCCCTGTTCTACGAAGTGTACAAGAACCTGGTCGGCCACTATTGGCACCTCATGGAGACCTTCCCCGAGTACAAGAAACACGACTACGAATTCGAGGGCGTCAAGATCGATGCCGTTCACATGCCCGAGAGCCTTACCACCTACTTCGAGTACTTCGATGCCGACATCAGCAATGCTGTTAATGTTGAGCCCGTTGTTATGGATAGCCACGATAGCCTGTATTCCTTCGGACGCAACTCACACTACAACGGTGTGAGCTACGTGATCAAGGCGCGCCAGCATCGCCTGAACCACAAGCCCTTCGAATTCACCCTGGACGTCAGCGCCGACAAGGCCCAGGATGCCATTGTGAAGGTTTTCATTGGACCCAAATACGACGAGCACGGACACGTCATCCCACTCGAGCACAACTACCAGAACTTCTTCGAGCTGGACCACTTCAAGGTCCATCTGGATGCCGGCGTCACTCACATCAAGCGCAACAGCGGCGACTTCTTCATCTGGGTCAACGATCGCACCACCTACCTGGAGCTGTACCAAAAGCTGATGGATGCCTCCGTCAGCGATTACAAGTTCAAGTTGGATCAGTCTGAGGCCCACTGCGGTGTCCCCAACCGTATGATGCTGCCAAAGGGCAAGAAGGGCGGCCAGGTCTACCAGTTCTTCTACATGGTCTATCCCTTCCATGAGACTGCCGTGGCCCAGTACACCGGCTACGATCCAATCATCAGCTGCGGCATTGGTCACGGATCCCGCTATGTGGATGCGTTGCCCTTCGGTTTCCCCTTCAATCGCCCAGTGAAGCACGATTACTACTTCGATGTGCACAACTTCAAGTTCTTCGACGTGAAGATCTTCCACCGTGACGAGCACACCAATGTGGCCTAGACGAACGAACGGAATCGGATGCAATCACCTGTGTTCCACTCCAATCTATTAATATTAATCCACTGCACCCAAACCCCATAGATCAATTCAATGTCACTTCCAACTTGTCCACACCTTCCTTGCGACCATTCAACAATAAACTAATTCCGAACACAACTTTAAGAATCGATTTGTGGGCACTTTTGTTTTGGTGCAGTACGCTGGCAACCGATCTCGAGGATGAATAGAAGCACGGCCATCACAGTCAGAAGTCCATATGCTAGCCAAATCCATTGCAGATCAATTAGCCGCAAGGCAGTGCCAGTTTGATGAGCCTCCCGATGAATGTGATCCAGGCTGAGATCCCGCAAGCTGGCGACACCGGCGATAGACATGTCGTAGTGGTGCATCCCCACCCAATACTGATAGAGGCCGTTGGCCCTCGCCTCCAGAATGAGTTTGCTGATGGGCGCCTCAAACCAGGAGTTCTTGGGCAGCTCAAAGGTGAGCAGTGCCAGCGACATCAGGCAGGCGTCCTTGGAGTAGATGAAAAGCTCTCGCGAAAAGTACTTTTGCTGGTTCTCGAATAGGGTCCAGTGGAGCCGCGAGGCGAGGTAGACGTAGCTGGTATTCGCGTCATCTCGCAGCCGGTTGTACTCACTGGCATTGACGGTCAGAACGGGAAGATGGAGATCGGCGATAGAATCTAGATCTTCTTCAACGGCGACAAGGGGCAGACGGGCACGTCTGACATCAGCGATGCTGCGTGGCTGGAATTGCCTCGGTGGGTGGGCCAGCATCGTTTCTAGGGCCGCTTCGAAGATGCAGCTGATGTTCAGGCCAACAATGCCAAGCATGACGTAGATCCACTTGCTGGAGGAGCCGTTCTCTTGACTAGTTATCTTGAAGGACTGTCCAAGGACTCCACGCAGAGCTCTGTCGTTAAGCAGGAAGTCCACAATGTACACTTCCCGGTCCTCCAGGCGCCTTTGGCAGGTGAGCACCAGGCCATAGGCGTAAACAATGGCAACAGCAATGCTCAGCTCAGCGCTGCTCAGGAGACGGTAGATGTCGCGCACAGGAATCTCATTTGCCACGGGAATCATCAGGCACACGTGGGTCAACTCAAAGGGATAACTAATGTGAGGCAATTGTTCCGCCTGGGTTATCAAGGAAATACTGGCCGGCACATCGATCTTTACAAGATCTTGCAAGGCATTCGCGTGAAGAAAGCGACCCGGGGTAACAGCCTGGGCGTACTGCATGGTAGCATTCAGTTTCCAGACCAGGTTGCGGACAAATCGTCCAACAGATCCAGCGAGAACCTTTTTTCCCGTATGTCTGTCCACATAGACAACGGAACGTGGGTGCCATTGGTCGGGCATTACAATCAGCGGCTCACCCCGCATGTTGGGAAAGAGCAGGTCGAAGATGGGCGACGACTGCAACGAACGCTGCTCTATCCTGAACCCGGGATAGGGATGGTAGCGGTAGTAGAAGCGCTGCTCATCGGCCGCCCTTAGTCCAACCACGTTGAGCATTTTCAGCTCGTAACAGCGTCGCAGCACTTGGTTTATTGCATCGAGATGGGGAAATCTATTGGCCAGATATATTAAACACTTCTCGCTGCGTCTGTCATCCAGCGAAGTGGCAAGAGCTTGCACTAGTTCCTCCACATGCCCTTCACCAGCCCCGGGCAGGCACATAACGTGCAGTGCACTGGAAAACTCCTCGCGCGGAGCCTGAGCACTGCTGGCCAGCAGCACCACTGGGAGGGAGAGCGACGCGAGTAGTTCAGCTAGCCAGGCGTCTGGACAGTAGTCATAGCGGATGATTAGCATCGCCAGCGAAGACTCCTTGGCCATGCTGCTGATAAAGTCCGCAGTGGATCCCGAGGCTACTGCGGTAGCCCAAAGGAGGAACAAATGGCTCAGGACAGTCCACATGGCGGATGGTTAGTGTGGAGCAGACAACGATGACCGAATATATTTATATGCTGGGCCCATTCAGACGGGGGCGTTTCTTGGCCAAGAATAAGGTGCGGTGCGCGCGATGTGGGATTCACGCCCCCGAGAAGATAAGACAGTCGTAGTTTTCTTTGTAATATGCATATCCCAAAATATGTTATCTTTGTTAGTGGTTACAACTATTTAGTATTCGTGTTTTTGTGTATTTGTGGTAAGCGCGCGAATCAAATCGATTTCTATTGATTGAGCGGCGCTCTATTA
It encodes the following:
- the LOC108159607 gene encoding larval serum protein 2; translation: MKSFTAIAVISVALLALGCHAKHIESKVADKDFLGKQKFVFDMLQHIYQDDVFVSEYPATYAEYKPWDHVGDYHHPELLEHFFELWQHHPFHDDQVWSVMYERHEEYAVGLVRLFYFAKNWETFQHAVFWARQHVNKQLFVYAFTVVTIARDDMQGIILPAHYEIHPWSFFGGQTLEMAEHYKMHGFHHVKKMDNIYNVVLKSNYSNHYGNLNYDHELAYFLEDVGFNSFYYYYNLDYPFWTKGSEHHVLNKDRRGELYLYTHWQLLARWYLERLSNDMGEVPTFNMYEPVASGYYSALRSYNGVPDWHRDNHHSFYHEHNIEHIQEVELYTQRVMDWIHKNEKFDVEVINQLGNIIQGNADSIDKKFYGSLDKEYRHIVNGGHQVGKHYESFPGRFMHYDTSLRDPLFYEVYKNLVGHYWHLMETFPEYKKHDYEFEGVKIDAVHMPESLTTYFEYFDADISNAVNVEPVVMDSHDSLYSFGRNSHYNGVSYVIKARQHRLNHKPFEFTLDVSADKAQDAIVKVFIGPKYDEHGHVIPLEHNYQNFFELDHFKVHLDAGVTHIKRNSGDFFIWVNDRTTYLELYQKLMDASVSDYKFKLDQSEAHCGVPNRMMLPKGKKGGQVYQFFYMVYPFHETAVAQYTGYDPIISCGIGHGSRYVDALPFGFPFNRPVKHDYYFDVHNFKFFDVKIFHRDEHTNVA
- the LOC117188118 gene encoding uncharacterized protein LOC117188118, translating into MWTVLSHLFLLWATAVASGSTADFISSMAKESSLAMLIIRYDYCPDAWLAELLASLSLPVVLLASSAQAPREEFSSALHVMCLPGAGEGHVEELVQALATSLDDRRSEKCLIYLANRFPHLDAINQVLRRCYELKMLNVVGLRAADEQRFYYRYHPYPGFRIEQRSLQSSPIFDLLFPNMRGEPLIVMPDQWHPRSVVYVDRHTGKKVLAGSVGRFVRNLVWKLNATMQYAQAVTPGRFLHANALQDLVKIDVPASISLITQAEQLPHISYPFELTHVCLMIPVANEIPVRDIYRLLSSAELSIAVAIVYAYGLVLTCQRRLEDREVYIVDFLLNDRALRGVLGQSFKITSQENGSSSKWIYVMLGIVGLNISCIFEAALETMLAHPPRQFQPRSIADVRRARLPLVAVEEDLDSIADLHLPVLTVNASEYNRLRDDANTSYVYLASRLHWTLFENQQKYFSRELFIYSKDACLMSLALLTFELPKNSWFEAPISKLILEARANGLYQYWVGMHHYDMSIAGVASLRDLSLDHIHREAHQTGTALRLIDLQWIWLAYGLLTVMAVLLFILEIGCQRTAPKQKCPQIDS